The Solibacillus sp. FSL R7-0682 genome includes a window with the following:
- a CDS encoding glycerol-3-phosphate acyltransferase: MLFIFLSYLLGTLLAAAMVSKIKGVNLQNTNSGNLGARNAGRTLGKWAFVLVAVLDGLKGLLIVILGRMFELPEQTIALAVVAVILGHVYPFWNKGIGGKGVATMVGAMVASSPLYFLLFLAIFLLSMLLTKSATLSMVVGFILYGIIISVKLEAGLIVNIALAIVLWKQRKSIVERVKPNVLE, translated from the coding sequence ATGCTCTTTATTTTTTTAAGTTATTTACTGGGTACGCTGTTGGCTGCCGCAATGGTTTCAAAAATAAAGGGAGTAAATTTGCAAAACACAAATAGCGGCAATCTCGGTGCACGCAATGCAGGGCGTACTCTTGGTAAATGGGCGTTTGTGCTTGTTGCCGTTTTAGATGGCTTAAAGGGTTTACTCATAGTCATTTTAGGCCGAATGTTTGAGTTACCTGAGCAGACGATAGCGCTTGCGGTCGTTGCCGTAATTTTAGGGCATGTCTATCCGTTTTGGAACAAAGGAATCGGTGGTAAAGGAGTAGCGACAATGGTAGGAGCAATGGTTGCCTCTTCACCGCTTTACTTCCTATTATTTTTAGCTATTTTTTTACTAAGCATGCTTCTAACGAAAAGTGCGACATTAAGCATGGTTGTTGGATTTATTCTTTATGGAATCATCATTAGCGTGAAGCTTGAAGCAGGGCTTATTGTAAACATTGCGCTTGCTATCGTTTTATGGAAACAACGAAAAAGTATAGTAGAAAGAGTGAAGCCAAATGTACTGGAGTAA
- a CDS encoding TVP38/TMEM64 family protein — protein sequence MEQFFLQWMNEESILVGMIQLLVMVIVSMIPLAPIPVIALFIASTQGLIVGFIINMGGTLVGSFLLYLLSKNLLKRMAQKMVTRYKGFHAFLDLIQSNGFLAVLIGRLVPVLPSAGVSLISGVSGVKLSSFLLATLLGKFPTILAFSFAGTGFTSGNLNTLILVTLYFLVLMLIARKVKNKWTSNV from the coding sequence ATGGAGCAATTTTTTCTTCAATGGATGAATGAAGAGTCAATTTTGGTTGGAATGATTCAGCTTTTAGTAATGGTGATTGTATCGATGATCCCACTTGCGCCGATTCCAGTAATCGCCCTTTTTATTGCGTCAACACAAGGCCTTATCGTTGGATTTATTATTAATATGGGCGGTACGTTAGTAGGCTCGTTCCTTTTATATTTGCTAAGTAAAAATTTATTAAAGAGGATGGCGCAAAAAATGGTAACGCGTTATAAAGGTTTTCATGCATTTTTGGATTTAATTCAATCTAATGGCTTTTTGGCTGTTTTAATCGGGCGACTTGTTCCGGTCCTCCCTTCCGCCGGGGTTAGCCTCATTTCAGGGGTTTCAGGGGTAAAGCTAAGCTCGTTCTTATTAGCTACATTACTTGGAAAATTCCCAACCATTTTAGCCTTTTCATTTGCAGGGACTGGATTTACATCCGGCAACTTAAATACACTCATTCTTGTTACCCTATATTTTCTCGTACTCATGCTCATCGCGAGAAAGGTGAAAAATAAATGGACTTCCAATGTATAA
- the cyoE gene encoding heme o synthase, whose product MQTQSNRQLWAQAVKTGIIKSNLIPMIAALMLALYTYELNFVEYIPAIIYSILGSAAVIAAAGAYNNVYDRDIDQIMPRTKSRPTVTGELSAKQVLVVATLLLVLGCILLYLASPLAALLGFLGVFFYVVPYTMWTKRRTIWNTEVGSISGAMPPLIGWAAVAPDIWHPAAWALFLIMVIWQMPHFYAIAIRKKEDYAAANIPMLPVAKGEKRTYIQSNIYLVLLILSSFLFLPLSLGLTIVSLILGIIWLCMSIMASKQKEEKKWANKMFAYSLFHMMAIFGTVIIYASVGMILNAL is encoded by the coding sequence ATGCAAACGCAATCAAATAGACAGTTGTGGGCGCAGGCTGTGAAAACCGGCATTATTAAGTCAAACTTAATTCCAATGATCGCAGCACTTATGCTCGCACTTTACACATATGAACTAAATTTTGTTGAATATATTCCAGCCATCATTTATTCGATTCTTGGTTCTGCGGCTGTCATAGCTGCAGCGGGTGCTTACAATAACGTTTACGACCGCGATATCGATCAAATTATGCCACGTACGAAATCTCGTCCGACAGTAACTGGGGAATTGTCGGCGAAGCAAGTGTTGGTAGTAGCTACGTTATTATTAGTTCTGGGCTGTATACTGTTATACTTAGCATCACCACTTGCTGCTTTACTTGGCTTTTTAGGCGTATTTTTCTATGTTGTTCCTTACACAATGTGGACGAAGCGCCGCACCATTTGGAACACAGAGGTTGGGAGTATTTCTGGCGCGATGCCACCGTTAATTGGCTGGGCAGCTGTTGCACCAGATATTTGGCATCCAGCCGCATGGGCACTGTTTTTAATCATGGTTATTTGGCAAATGCCGCATTTTTATGCGATTGCCATTCGTAAAAAAGAGGATTATGCTGCAGCAAATATCCCGATGCTTCCAGTAGCAAAAGGGGAAAAGCGTACGTACATCCAATCGAATATTTATTTAGTATTATTAATTTTATCGAGCTTCTTATTTTTACCGTTAAGCTTAGGATTAACAATTGTGTCGCTGATTTTAGGCATTATTTGGCTATGCATGAGTATTATGGCTTCGAAGCAAAAGGAAGAGAAAAAATGGGCTAACAAAATGTTTGCTTACTCACTTTTCCATATGATGGCAATATTTGGGACGGTCATCATTTATGCATCAGTCGGTATGATTTTAAATGCGCTTTAA
- a CDS encoding (deoxy)nucleoside triphosphate pyrophosphohydrolase, with amino-acid sequence MKKQVHVVGAIIENEVGDIYCALRSPQMSLPNYWEFPGGKIEHGETPQQALYREILEEFACEILVGEKVEDTTYDYGNFIVRLETYMSIIKSGAPIALEHAEAKWVKRELLHTLNFAPADIPAVKKIM; translated from the coding sequence TTGAAGAAGCAAGTACACGTAGTTGGCGCAATCATTGAAAACGAGGTAGGCGACATTTATTGTGCACTTCGTAGTCCGCAAATGTCTTTGCCTAACTATTGGGAATTTCCAGGTGGGAAGATCGAGCATGGTGAAACTCCACAGCAGGCATTATATAGAGAAATATTAGAGGAATTTGCTTGTGAAATATTAGTTGGTGAAAAAGTAGAAGATACGACTTATGATTACGGGAATTTTATTGTTCGTCTAGAAACTTACATGTCTATTATTAAAAGCGGGGCACCTATTGCTTTAGAACATGCCGAAGCAAAATGGGTAAAACGTGAATTATTACATACGTTAAATTTTGCACCTGCAGATATTCCAGCAGTAAAAAAAATAATGTAA
- a CDS encoding aminoglycoside phosphotransferase family protein: MNLSNPFSKGNTAEIYIVDAKIVKLFKEYLPRTESLYEAKKQHFAYSNGLDVPKIHDITEVNGRQAIVMEYIEGQPIGELLLNDPQLVEHYFTICVNAQINMHNTIVESGSLELMTQKLKRQINLVEILSEQQKHVLLKRLNTITFEPRLCHGDFHPFNLLMNKDKVTIIDWVDASAGDIRADVYRSYLLISQLSLDFAELYLNIYCQIAKLSREEVLQWAPIIAGARLAENVPSENKDLLLEIVNKSINE, encoded by the coding sequence TTGAACTTAAGTAATCCATTTTCAAAGGGTAATACAGCAGAGATATACATAGTTGATGCTAAAATTGTAAAACTATTTAAGGAATATTTACCCCGTACAGAATCTTTATACGAAGCAAAGAAACAACATTTTGCTTATTCCAACGGGCTAGATGTTCCGAAAATACATGACATTACAGAGGTTAATGGTAGACAGGCAATCGTCATGGAGTATATAGAGGGGCAGCCAATAGGTGAACTACTATTAAATGATCCACAATTAGTAGAGCATTATTTTACTATTTGTGTTAATGCCCAAATAAATATGCATAATACTATTGTTGAGTCGGGTTCCCTTGAGCTAATGACCCAAAAATTAAAGCGCCAAATTAACTTGGTTGAAATTTTAAGTGAACAGCAAAAGCATGTATTATTAAAAAGATTAAATACAATCACATTTGAGCCACGGCTATGTCACGGTGATTTTCATCCTTTCAACTTATTAATGAATAAAGATAAAGTGACAATTATTGATTGGGTTGATGCGAGTGCAGGCGATATTCGTGCAGATGTCTATCGATCCTATTTGTTGATTTCCCAGTTATCCCTTGATTTTGCTGAGTTGTATTTAAACATCTATTGCCAAATTGCTAAGCTTTCACGAGAGGAAGTGCTTCAGTGGGCACCTATTATTGCTGGAGCAAGACTAGCAGAAAATGTACCTTCAGAAAACAAAGATCTCTTATTAGAAATTGTAAATAAATCTATTAACGAATGA
- a CDS encoding aminotransferase class V-fold PLP-dependent enzyme — MYWSKIATTEKEFDQIAQLNYETFVEEIPQHGENTTRRLIDKFHAENVYLVVYKNTELVGMVAFRDHRPFSIDQKIGEVEQHLDARLCESLCELRLLAVKKEHRNGRVFSKLATAIYRHFYDKGYTACVISGTVREEKMYTQMGFKQFAPPVGTKEALYLPMVLTREASHVFRERLREQNNIFYPGPVSIETPFLHSTLSHRSEKFQQDLTWMKDQLCQLAGANGITPLVGTGTLANDAMLGQLKSEFKTEPGLLLCNGEFGARLIKQAQQWGLQFDTLNFGFGHVFRADEIEQKLKEGNYHYIVFVHGETSNSTLNPLEAIVLLGEKYNVKVCADCISSFGALPFSMAGLHYATAVSGKALGTVAGLSFVFWQEAPTESQAPMYMNLSHYYDKQIPYTLPHTFVQAVNNALTAYPERFTLLQKRMELVRHSALKEMLVGETYPMIATIQHKKIAEIVEACELNGYLLHGASGYLKERSLAQISTIQPNFEKDFQKVNRLIGYLLEVV, encoded by the coding sequence ATGTACTGGAGTAAAATCGCTACGACAGAAAAAGAGTTTGATCAAATTGCCCAGCTAAATTATGAAACATTCGTTGAGGAAATTCCACAGCATGGAGAAAATACGACTAGACGATTAATTGATAAATTTCACGCAGAAAATGTATATCTCGTTGTTTATAAAAATACAGAACTTGTTGGGATGGTTGCATTTCGTGACCACCGCCCATTTTCCATTGATCAAAAAATAGGGGAGGTGGAGCAGCATCTTGATGCAAGGCTATGTGAATCTTTATGTGAGCTTCGTCTCCTCGCAGTGAAAAAGGAGCATCGTAACGGTCGAGTTTTTTCTAAATTGGCGACCGCAATTTACCGCCATTTTTATGACAAGGGGTATACTGCCTGCGTTATTTCAGGTACTGTACGAGAAGAAAAAATGTATACCCAAATGGGCTTTAAACAATTTGCACCACCAGTTGGCACGAAAGAGGCACTTTATTTACCAATGGTGCTAACGCGTGAGGCAAGTCACGTATTTCGTGAAAGATTACGTGAGCAAAATAATATTTTCTATCCAGGACCAGTGTCTATCGAAACGCCGTTCCTGCACTCGACGCTATCCCACCGCTCAGAAAAATTTCAGCAGGATCTTACATGGATGAAAGATCAGCTATGTCAGCTCGCTGGTGCGAATGGAATCACTCCACTTGTTGGTACAGGTACGCTTGCTAATGATGCAATGCTCGGTCAGCTGAAAAGTGAATTTAAGACAGAGCCGGGATTACTATTATGCAATGGCGAATTTGGTGCTCGTTTAATTAAGCAAGCACAGCAATGGGGACTTCAATTTGATACGTTAAATTTTGGCTTCGGGCATGTATTCCGAGCGGACGAAATTGAGCAAAAGTTAAAGGAAGGCAATTATCACTACATCGTATTCGTACATGGTGAAACATCAAACAGTACGTTGAATCCATTAGAGGCAATCGTTTTATTAGGAGAGAAATATAACGTAAAAGTATGCGCGGATTGCATTAGCTCATTTGGGGCGCTACCATTTTCAATGGCGGGTTTACACTATGCAACGGCTGTTAGTGGCAAAGCACTTGGCACTGTAGCTGGCCTTTCCTTTGTTTTTTGGCAGGAAGCACCAACTGAGAGTCAGGCACCGATGTATATGAATTTGTCGCATTACTATGACAAACAAATCCCTTATACATTGCCGCATACATTTGTTCAAGCGGTAAATAATGCACTCACTGCATATCCAGAGCGATTTACTTTATTACAAAAAAGAATGGAGCTTGTAAGGCATTCCGCATTAAAAGAAATGTTAGTAGGGGAGACATATCCTATGATTGCGACAATCCAGCATAAAAAAATCGCAGAAATAGTAGAAGCATGTGAATTAAACGGCTATTTATTGCACGGAGCAAGTGGCTATTTAAAAGAACGAAGCCTTGCACAAATTAGCACAATCCAGCCGAACTTTGAAAAAGACTTCCAAAAGGTGAATAGGTTGATTGGCTATTTACTGGAAGTGGTGTAA
- a CDS encoding 3-isopropylmalate dehydrogenase → MTDLFLILTGLFILMANIIGFIIYKKNKNLYYAALSIFLLAIVFCAIGGALAVFIVRDPFAMFYGTQLGKYLIVNSAIVLIIAMLTTIVIRFRTNN, encoded by the coding sequence ATGACTGATTTATTCTTAATACTTACCGGCTTGTTTATCCTTATGGCCAATATTATTGGGTTCATAATCTATAAGAAAAACAAAAATTTATATTATGCGGCTCTTTCAATATTTTTACTAGCAATAGTATTTTGTGCAATTGGTGGCGCATTAGCCGTATTTATTGTTCGGGATCCTTTTGCCATGTTTTATGGCACGCAACTAGGGAAGTATTTAATAGTAAATAGTGCAATTGTTTTGATTATAGCGATGTTGACGACTATAGTGATACGATTCCGTACTAACAATTGA
- a CDS encoding peroxidase-related enzyme (This protein belongs to a clade of uncharacterized proteins related to peroxidases such as the alkylhydroperoxidase AhpD.), whose translation MTRYTEQLSHLQTPREEDIPAEIQEEFDQYTDAQQQANGFINNLFKVLPLNAKQFKGFLDFKHSLFNEETNYLSLADKEMIGLVVSSTNNCSYCLTTHSDVLRGISKDPSWVDQLTYNYRSAKLTEKQRALCDYAYRATRYPNELTTKEVDLLREAGFNDHEVLEAAFIVGFFNYTNRWVSTIGAIANKGHYDHNR comes from the coding sequence ATGACACGTTACACGGAACAGCTGTCGCATTTACAAACGCCACGGGAAGAAGATATTCCAGCAGAGATTCAGGAAGAATTTGATCAATATACCGATGCTCAGCAACAGGCAAATGGTTTCATTAATAATTTATTCAAAGTTTTACCACTGAACGCCAAACAATTTAAAGGCTTTTTAGATTTCAAGCATTCGCTGTTCAATGAGGAAACAAATTATTTAAGCTTGGCGGATAAAGAGATGATAGGACTTGTCGTTTCGTCGACGAATAACTGTAGCTATTGCTTAACGACCCATAGTGATGTACTACGTGGCATTTCAAAAGATCCAAGCTGGGTGGATCAGCTGACGTACAATTATCGCTCGGCTAAACTGACAGAAAAACAACGTGCCTTATGTGATTACGCTTACCGTGCAACACGCTATCCAAACGAATTGACGACAAAGGAAGTTGATTTATTACGTGAGGCAGGCTTTAACGATCATGAAGTGCTAGAGGCTGCTTTTATAGTCGGATTCTTCAACTATACAAATCGCTGGGTAAGTACAATCGGTGCTATAGCTAATAAAGGGCATTACGATCATAATCGATAA
- a CDS encoding AbrB family transcriptional regulator, translating into MLLVFIIALIGALIFSALSLPIPWLIGPIFSVLIAQFFIKDRAHLRWPAILRNIGLVIVGVAIGQQFDLGLFQNFQSLLLFMVIVNLVLFGFCLGIAWGVSRMTGLTFKTSVAANVPGGLSQLVLFAEEEGDVNLTAVTYFHIVRVLGVVLLIPFLVSGHVVSGSSIPITAESWQVVALILLAAALVPIGRKIKLPVAHFLTPIIVVILLKLFSIETPEMPSDVLHVAQILIGAYIGLLLKPETLRLPLKVLGAGLLSTITMIALTYGTSLLIAHYLDLSFATSFLSTAPGGLDQMGLLAAAVKADISVVTVFQLFRLLFIFLCILPLIKWYYQKKIV; encoded by the coding sequence ATGTTACTCGTATTTATTATTGCACTTATTGGGGCACTTATTTTTTCCGCGCTATCCTTACCAATACCGTGGCTCATTGGTCCGATTTTTTCCGTGCTTATTGCGCAATTTTTCATTAAAGACCGTGCGCACCTACGCTGGCCAGCGATTTTACGCAACATTGGGCTTGTAATCGTCGGTGTCGCCATCGGACAGCAGTTTGATTTAGGGCTGTTTCAAAATTTTCAATCGCTCTTATTGTTCATGGTCATTGTCAATCTCGTGCTTTTTGGTTTTTGCTTAGGTATCGCATGGGGTGTATCACGCATGACAGGTCTGACTTTCAAAACATCAGTCGCTGCAAATGTACCAGGAGGGTTATCCCAGCTCGTATTATTTGCTGAGGAAGAGGGGGATGTCAATTTAACGGCAGTTACATATTTTCATATTGTGCGTGTGCTTGGAGTTGTGTTACTCATTCCATTTCTCGTATCAGGGCATGTCGTAAGTGGGAGTTCAATCCCTATTACAGCTGAATCGTGGCAAGTGGTCGCACTAATTTTACTCGCTGCAGCACTTGTACCGATTGGAAGGAAAATAAAGCTTCCTGTCGCACACTTTTTAACACCAATCATTGTCGTCATTTTGTTAAAGCTCTTTTCTATTGAAACACCGGAAATGCCAAGTGACGTGCTCCATGTTGCGCAAATATTAATTGGTGCCTACATTGGACTTTTATTGAAGCCTGAAACACTACGCTTACCACTTAAAGTGTTAGGCGCTGGTCTACTTAGTACGATTACGATGATTGCGCTTACTTATGGCACGAGTCTATTAATCGCTCATTATCTTGACTTAAGCTTTGCGACGAGCTTTTTAAGTACTGCACCAGGTGGTCTAGATCAGATGGGCTTATTAGCGGCAGCTGTGAAGGCAGATATTTCGGTCGTAACCGTTTTTCAGTTATTTCGTTTGCTCTTTATTTTCCTTTGTATACTTCCACTTATTAAGTGGTATTACCAAAAGAAAATAGTTTAA
- a CDS encoding dipeptidase has product MSHLEKIDAYFTEHRERHLAELNEFLRIPSISALSEHKADMQTAANWLADHLRSLNIENVAVETTAGHPVVYGEWLHAEGKPTILFYGHYDVQPVDPLNLWETPPFEPAIRDNKLFARGSSDDKGQVFMHLKMIEALFATEGTLPVNVKFIYEGEEEIGSPSLPQYTEDNKEKLAADLIVISDTGLYAKGKPAVCYGLRGLTGVQIDVRGAKGDLHSGLYGGGVQNAIHALTNILASFRDEHGTIQVEGFYDNVRPLSEEERQAYRDLNFDEEALKEEVGVKELFGEAGYSYLEQTWARPTLEINGVFGGFSGEGIKTVLPAEAGAKITCRLVPDQDPEEIVALLKAHIEKHKPIGVEVSISEFDKGKPYLTPFDHPVIQAAGRSYEKVYKVPTAYTRGGGSIPIVAAFDEILGLPVVLMGFGLSSENFHAPNEHFHLENFDQGLRVLGDYMFEVAQIKLV; this is encoded by the coding sequence ATGAGTCATTTAGAAAAAATAGATGCTTATTTTACGGAACATCGTGAGCGTCATTTAGCAGAGTTAAACGAATTTTTACGTATTCCAAGTATTTCTGCTTTATCTGAGCATAAGGCGGATATGCAAACAGCTGCGAACTGGTTAGCAGATCATTTAAGATCATTAAACATTGAAAATGTTGCGGTAGAAACTACGGCTGGTCATCCAGTTGTGTATGGTGAATGGCTACATGCTGAGGGTAAACCGACAATTCTTTTCTACGGGCACTACGATGTACAACCTGTAGATCCTCTAAACTTATGGGAAACACCTCCTTTTGAGCCTGCGATCCGTGACAATAAATTATTTGCACGTGGTTCGTCAGACGATAAAGGACAAGTGTTCATGCACTTAAAAATGATTGAGGCGTTATTTGCAACAGAGGGTACTTTACCTGTAAATGTAAAATTCATTTATGAAGGTGAAGAGGAAATCGGTAGCCCTTCTCTTCCTCAATATACAGAGGACAACAAAGAAAAATTAGCAGCGGACTTAATCGTTATTTCAGATACAGGTCTATATGCAAAAGGGAAACCAGCAGTATGCTACGGCTTACGCGGTTTAACAGGCGTACAAATTGATGTGCGTGGTGCAAAGGGTGACCTTCACTCTGGTTTATATGGCGGTGGAGTTCAAAATGCGATTCATGCATTAACAAACATTTTAGCGTCATTCCGTGATGAACACGGGACAATTCAAGTAGAGGGCTTCTATGATAATGTTCGTCCATTATCGGAAGAAGAGCGTCAAGCATATCGTGACTTAAACTTTGATGAAGAAGCATTGAAGGAAGAGGTTGGCGTGAAAGAGCTATTTGGTGAAGCTGGTTACTCTTACTTAGAGCAAACATGGGCACGCCCTACATTAGAAATCAATGGCGTATTTGGTGGCTTCTCTGGTGAAGGCATTAAAACAGTACTACCTGCCGAAGCAGGTGCAAAAATTACATGCCGTCTCGTACCAGATCAAGATCCTGAAGAGATCGTAGCCTTATTAAAAGCACATATTGAAAAGCATAAGCCTATTGGCGTTGAAGTGTCCATTTCCGAGTTCGACAAAGGGAAGCCTTATTTAACTCCATTCGATCATCCGGTTATTCAAGCGGCAGGTCGCTCGTATGAAAAGGTGTATAAAGTGCCAACTGCATATACGCGTGGTGGTGGCTCGATTCCAATAGTAGCAGCCTTTGACGAAATTTTAGGCTTACCGGTCGTGCTAATGGGCTTCGGTCTTTCAAGTGAAAACTTCCATGCACCAAACGAGCACTTCCACCTAGAAAACTTCGACCAAGGCCTTCGCGTACTTGGTGATTACATGTTTGAAGTAGCACAAATTAAATTAGTATAA
- a CDS encoding cyclase family protein — translation MENSTIDLSLWHQLEELKSPKYKWVDLTHSFGEDTPRWPGFESLKNTVLFDFDQAPMKVNHYEFPGQYGTHVDAPGHFVPHGRLVEDIAVKEFAYPLVVIDVHEKVVENHDYALKVEDIELFEATYGQIPEGAFVAMRSDWSKRWPNQEAMLNKDENGISRYPGWSIDALVFLFEVRNVGAVGHEPFDTDPPILQQEIGFAGEDYVLQQDKFQIEVMANLDQVPPVGAILFATFPKAKNASGFPARCFAIVPVGGR, via the coding sequence ATGGAGAATTCAACAATTGATTTATCGTTATGGCATCAATTAGAAGAACTGAAGTCACCAAAGTATAAGTGGGTGGATTTAACGCATAGCTTTGGGGAGGACACGCCACGCTGGCCAGGATTTGAGTCGTTAAAAAATACGGTCCTTTTCGATTTTGATCAAGCGCCAATGAAGGTCAATCATTATGAGTTTCCAGGTCAATATGGCACGCATGTTGATGCACCAGGGCATTTTGTGCCGCACGGACGTCTAGTAGAGGATATTGCGGTAAAAGAGTTTGCCTATCCATTAGTGGTGATTGATGTGCATGAAAAAGTAGTAGAAAATCATGATTATGCCCTAAAAGTGGAGGACATAGAATTATTCGAAGCAACATATGGGCAAATTCCAGAGGGTGCTTTTGTTGCGATGCGTAGTGATTGGTCAAAACGTTGGCCAAATCAAGAGGCAATGCTGAATAAAGATGAAAATGGTATTTCCCGTTATCCAGGATGGTCTATTGATGCACTTGTATTTTTATTTGAAGTACGTAATGTGGGGGCTGTTGGCCACGAGCCATTTGATACGGACCCACCAATATTGCAGCAGGAAATTGGCTTCGCAGGGGAAGACTATGTGTTACAACAAGATAAGTTCCAAATAGAAGTCATGGCAAACCTTGACCAAGTACCACCAGTAGGTGCAATTCTTTTTGCAACTTTCCCAAAAGCAAAAAATGCATCAGGTTTTCCAGCGCGCTGCTTTGCAATTGTTCCGGTAGGGGGGAGATAG